One Phosphitispora fastidiosa DNA segment encodes these proteins:
- a CDS encoding glycosyltransferase family 2 protein, with translation MQNNQQPLVSIITVTLNSERHLEDTIRSVINQTYPNIEYVIIDGGSTDRTPDIIRKYGKNIARWISEPDKGIYDAMNKGIKMSTGEFIGIINSDDWYEPDTVETVVTEALKRPEGEVFHGNLMMCSPEGDKIFLYKPDPGFKNIWHDMTILHPTCFVRKSTYEKHGLFSDRYRIVADYDLMLRLYKTGVRFQYIDRILANQRTGGISCTRDRDAIIENRKIVINHGLSPVTAYYDMFFKLAKRRIHKFLERHNMKAVIDFKKRFQKRKYYRQ, from the coding sequence ATGCAGAACAATCAACAGCCTCTGGTCTCTATAATCACAGTGACTTTAAACAGTGAGAGGCATTTGGAAGATACCATCAGGAGTGTAATCAATCAGACATACCCAAATATTGAGTATGTAATCATTGACGGCGGTTCCACCGACAGGACACCGGACATTATCAGGAAATACGGGAAAAACATTGCCAGGTGGATAAGCGAACCTGATAAGGGTATTTATGATGCCATGAATAAGGGGATCAAAATGAGTACCGGTGAATTTATCGGCATTATCAATTCTGACGACTGGTATGAGCCGGATACCGTGGAAACGGTAGTCACGGAAGCTCTTAAGCGCCCTGAGGGAGAGGTATTTCACGGTAACCTGATGATGTGCTCCCCTGAAGGGGATAAAATATTTTTATACAAACCTGACCCTGGTTTTAAAAATATCTGGCATGATATGACCATTCTGCATCCTACCTGTTTTGTCAGGAAAAGCACCTATGAGAAACACGGCCTGTTTAGTGACCGGTACAGGATTGTTGCAGATTACGATTTAATGCTCCGGTTGTATAAAACAGGAGTGAGATTCCAATATATTGACAGGATACTGGCCAACCAGCGTACCGGCGGAATAAGCTGTACCCGGGACAGGGATGCCATTATAGAAAACAGGAAAATTGTAATCAACCACGGTCTTTCTCCTGTTACGGCCTATTATGATATGTTTTTTAAACTGGCCAAACGAAGGATTCATAAGTTTCTGGAAAGACACAACATGAAAGCGGTTATTGATTTCAAGAAAAGGTTTCAGAAACGGAAATACTACAGGCAGTAA
- a CDS encoding glycosyltransferase family 2 protein — MDLSIILVNYNTGELLRDCLESLYANKPGVQCEVIVSDNGSTDGSLEMLAEEYPQVRVIANGDNLGFAAANNKAINQCRGKYILLLNSDTLVIDRDSFDNMVNYMEAHPDTGVLGCMLLNGDHSLQLSHGKFPTIVTEFHQKALNFMFSGKIAPFYGKIAADYREEHPVDWVTGACLMVRREAAQQAGLLDEEFFMYFEDVDWCRRINSCGWRVIYYPGARVVHLLGGSAPKQQNISVIYKESQLRYYCKHRGRAELNLLRVIQVGKHLALLMKLKLCGLIAGKDVSGDSKRIIGVIRVFWGKSIQ, encoded by the coding sequence ATGGATCTGTCAATTATTCTGGTGAATTATAATACAGGAGAACTCCTGCGAGACTGCCTGGAATCCCTGTATGCCAATAAGCCCGGGGTGCAATGTGAAGTCATTGTATCTGATAACGGCTCCACTGATGGCAGCCTGGAGATGCTTGCAGAGGAGTACCCACAGGTCAGGGTTATCGCTAATGGGGACAACCTGGGGTTTGCCGCAGCCAACAATAAAGCCATCAATCAATGCCGGGGAAAATATATTTTGCTGCTCAACAGCGATACTCTGGTAATTGACAGGGATTCATTTGACAATATGGTTAATTATATGGAGGCACATCCTGATACCGGAGTCCTGGGCTGTATGCTGTTAAACGGTGACCATTCATTACAGCTCTCACACGGGAAATTTCCCACAATTGTCACTGAATTTCATCAGAAGGCCCTCAATTTTATGTTTTCCGGGAAAATAGCGCCTTTCTATGGTAAGATTGCGGCAGATTACCGGGAGGAACATCCGGTAGATTGGGTGACCGGGGCGTGTCTGATGGTGCGCCGGGAGGCGGCTCAACAGGCCGGGCTTTTGGATGAAGAGTTTTTTATGTATTTTGAAGATGTTGACTGGTGCCGGCGGATAAATAGCTGTGGGTGGCGAGTCATTTATTATCCCGGAGCTAGGGTGGTTCACCTGCTGGGAGGGAGCGCTCCCAAACAGCAGAATATCTCGGTGATATACAAGGAGAGCCAGCTCCGGTACTACTGCAAACACAGGGGCAGGGCGGAGCTTAACCTGCTGCGGGTGATTCAGGTGGGTAAACATCTGGCCCTGTTGATGAAACTTAAACTCTGCGGCCTGATTGCCGGTAAGGATGTATCCGGTGATTCCAAAAGGATCATCGGAGTTATCAGGGTTTTTTGGGGCAAATCGATACAATAA
- a CDS encoding O-antigen ligase family protein: protein MYAQTDKNLYRFFVVVAAFMLVFPKAGDTINGIPLTAANMLLGILILWVISKRVRLEIPITDRVYLLYMSLVLLIPWAFSAGNITAYVKTVMPLFVSLAVYYWVKPVTQALVTNRRRLDILMRVLAVSVIVIVLYGAAQKLFGHYETIIPGITMSFSDAGIPDVFYQKKNLVGLPGFSETVHKVTSTYQNGNLFGAVLVMLMFPITAAFLHARDLNDKIIYGTATVLAFAIIPFTLARSALFGALIGAGMLFLMQRDRRNKIILVFLVLLMFAVTLPSPFMRTRMIMSFFDPSMNGRIERMVTVSSLVSEPVSQAGAEENNNLIEPGKVVSRLFGFGFAGEGAKKVKSFWDLYTENMYFTSYIFTGLAGVLLFAAVVGRSLFVIFQYLRNGLARINILTGLAAGVFCGLAAFLCQAFIEGPLSLPPTGFVFWFLLGLGHSVVNLEFRNSWVVRI, encoded by the coding sequence ATGTACGCTCAAACTGACAAGAACTTATACAGGTTTTTTGTGGTAGTGGCTGCCTTTATGCTGGTATTCCCCAAAGCCGGTGATACCATAAACGGAATCCCCCTTACGGCAGCTAACATGCTCCTAGGGATATTGATTTTATGGGTGATTTCTAAGAGGGTACGGCTGGAAATTCCCATTACTGATAGGGTATACCTGCTGTACATGAGTCTGGTCCTGCTGATACCATGGGCATTTTCTGCAGGAAACATTACTGCCTATGTTAAGACAGTAATGCCGCTCTTTGTTTCACTGGCGGTTTATTATTGGGTTAAACCGGTGACACAGGCTCTGGTTACCAACAGGAGGCGCTTGGATATCCTGATGAGAGTGCTGGCAGTTTCTGTTATTGTCATTGTTCTCTATGGAGCTGCCCAGAAGCTCTTCGGCCATTATGAAACTATCATCCCGGGAATTACCATGTCATTTTCTGATGCCGGGATTCCCGATGTATTTTACCAGAAAAAGAACCTTGTTGGTTTACCCGGATTTTCAGAAACTGTTCACAAAGTAACTTCCACATATCAGAATGGGAACTTGTTTGGCGCTGTCCTGGTAATGCTTATGTTTCCGATAACGGCAGCATTTCTGCACGCCAGGGACCTGAATGATAAAATCATATATGGGACCGCCACAGTCCTGGCTTTTGCCATAATTCCTTTTACCCTTGCCCGCAGTGCTCTCTTTGGCGCTCTAATCGGCGCCGGGATGCTTTTTTTAATGCAGCGGGACAGAAGGAATAAGATAATCTTGGTTTTCCTGGTGCTGCTGATGTTTGCTGTGACTCTGCCCAGCCCTTTTATGAGAACAAGGATGATTATGTCGTTCTTCGACCCATCAATGAACGGGCGGATAGAGCGGATGGTTACTGTCAGCAGCCTTGTTTCTGAGCCTGTTTCTCAAGCCGGGGCGGAAGAAAACAACAATTTAATTGAACCGGGAAAAGTTGTATCCAGACTCTTTGGATTTGGGTTTGCCGGGGAGGGGGCCAAAAAGGTTAAGAGTTTTTGGGATCTTTATACTGAAAATATGTATTTCACTTCCTATATTTTCACCGGTCTGGCAGGTGTATTGCTTTTTGCCGCTGTAGTTGGCCGGTCACTTTTCGTTATTTTTCAATATCTAAGAAACGGACTTGCTCGGATTAATATCTTAACCGGCCTGGCAGCCGGGGTATTCTGCGGTCTGGCGGCATTTTTGTGCCAGGCATTTATAGAAGGCCCGCTGAGCCTGCCGCCAACTGGGTTTGTTTTCTGGTTTCTGCTAGGCCTGGGACATTCGGTGGTGAATTTGGAATTTAGAAACAGTTGGGTTGTGAGGATTTAA
- a CDS encoding glycosyltransferase family 4 protein, which yields MRIVIDARMITEAMHGIARYTYNLADRLTRIDQENEYILLTGGDSLAEFAAGRSNCRLERIGSKFISVAEQVELPRVLRRLKADLFHSPSFIAPLFCPCRLIMTVHDVNHMVFPQYYGRIHQLYYRHIVRPSVQKAQKVLTVSQFSRNEIIKFLGVSPEKMIVTYNGIDSAFKVIDKPGVLEGVRRRYKLPPEFVLYVGNRKPHKNVERLIAAFSKVRTDCSLVLTGAADRQLSGLAADMGLTGRVVFAGAVAEDDLPVLYNLAGLFVFPSLYEGFGLPPLEAMACGTPVVTSNRSSLPEVAGEAAILVDPYSPGELTAAIERVLQDESLYSQMREKGLVQAAKFSWEDTARQTLEVYEEVLKGGGHQL from the coding sequence ATGCGGATAGTTATTGATGCCAGGATGATAACAGAAGCCATGCACGGTATAGCGAGGTACACCTATAATCTGGCAGACCGGCTGACCCGTATAGACCAGGAAAATGAATATATCCTGCTGACCGGCGGTGACTCCCTGGCAGAATTTGCGGCAGGCAGGTCCAACTGCCGGCTGGAACGTATTGGTTCAAAGTTTATCTCTGTGGCTGAACAGGTGGAACTGCCTCGCGTATTAAGGAGGTTAAAGGCAGATCTTTTTCACAGCCCGTCGTTTATAGCCCCCCTGTTTTGTCCCTGCAGGCTGATCATGACAGTTCACGATGTGAACCACATGGTATTTCCCCAATATTACGGCAGGATACATCAGCTATACTACAGGCATATTGTCAGGCCTTCAGTCCAGAAGGCTCAAAAAGTACTGACAGTATCCCAGTTTTCCCGCAATGAAATCATAAAATTTTTAGGCGTTTCGCCCGAAAAAATGATTGTAACATATAACGGTATTGATAGTGCATTTAAAGTGATTGATAAACCTGGTGTCCTGGAAGGTGTCAGGCGCAGGTACAAGCTTCCCCCTGAGTTTGTTTTATATGTAGGGAATAGGAAGCCACATAAAAATGTGGAGCGGCTGATAGCGGCATTTTCCAAAGTCAGGACAGATTGCAGTCTGGTATTGACCGGGGCGGCCGACAGACAGCTGAGCGGCCTGGCAGCAGACATGGGGCTGACAGGCAGGGTAGTATTTGCCGGTGCTGTAGCCGAGGACGATCTTCCTGTTTTGTATAACCTGGCCGGACTCTTTGTTTTCCCTTCGCTTTATGAGGGTTTTGGCCTTCCGCCGCTGGAGGCAATGGCCTGTGGGACCCCTGTTGTCACTTCAAACCGGTCCTCATTGCCGGAAGTAGCCGGAGAGGCTGCCATTTTGGTTGACCCTTACAGTCCCGGGGAACTGACCGCTGCTATTGAAAGGGTTCTGCAAGATGAGAGTTTATACAGCCAGATGAGAGAAAAAGGCCTGGTACAGGCAGCAAAGTTTTCCTGGGAGGATACCGCCAGGCAGACCCTGGAGGTTTATGAAGAAGTTCTGAAGGGGGGCGGACATCAGCTATGA
- a CDS encoding glycosyltransferase codes for MKVAIVHEWLANMGGSEKVVLAFKELFPDAPIYTTVYNPDKVDSAFHNMDIRTSFIQKLPRGRTAYQSYLPLMPTAVEQFDLSGYDVVLSSSHAVAKGVLTGANTLHITYCHTPMRYAWDFYHEYLNGPGVGRVKKMLIPWLMNYIRMWDRLSADRVDYFIANSGNVAGRIRKHYRRETTVIYPPVDTEYFTPADEIGDYYFIVSRLIPYKRIDLAVAAFTRLGLPLKIAGDGPERKRLEEIAGPSVEFLGRVSDAEMKKLYAECKAFIFPGEEDFGITPVEAQAAGRPVIAYGAGGCLETVVSGVTGEFFQSQTADALAEVVTGFDPGRYQTGLIRQHALSFDRELFKKRIYIFVENRYRDFIKNGR; via the coding sequence ATGAAAGTTGCCATAGTCCACGAATGGCTGGCCAACATGGGCGGTTCCGAAAAAGTTGTCCTGGCCTTTAAGGAGCTATTCCCCGATGCCCCTATATATACCACTGTGTACAATCCGGATAAGGTTGATTCGGCCTTTCATAACATGGATATCCGGACCTCCTTTATCCAGAAACTGCCGCGGGGCAGGACTGCCTACCAGTCTTACCTGCCGCTGATGCCTACTGCAGTTGAACAGTTTGACCTCAGCGGCTATGATGTGGTCCTCAGCAGCAGCCATGCAGTGGCTAAAGGTGTGCTCACAGGGGCCAATACCCTGCACATCACTTACTGCCATACACCCATGCGTTATGCCTGGGATTTCTACCATGAGTACCTGAACGGGCCGGGGGTGGGCCGGGTCAAGAAAATGCTGATCCCCTGGCTGATGAACTATATTCGCATGTGGGACAGGCTTTCTGCTGACCGGGTTGACTATTTCATAGCCAACTCCGGCAATGTGGCCGGGCGGATCAGGAAGCATTACCGCAGGGAAACAACGGTAATTTACCCGCCGGTGGATACTGAGTATTTTACTCCTGCTGATGAAATCGGGGATTACTATTTCATTGTTTCCCGTTTGATACCTTACAAGAGGATTGACCTTGCCGTCGCAGCCTTCACCCGGTTGGGGTTACCCCTCAAAATAGCCGGAGACGGCCCGGAGCGGAAGAGACTGGAGGAGATAGCCGGACCCAGTGTGGAGTTTCTGGGCCGGGTTTCTGATGCCGAAATGAAGAAACTATATGCGGAGTGCAAGGCCTTCATTTTTCCCGGGGAAGAGGACTTTGGCATAACTCCGGTGGAGGCCCAGGCTGCCGGCAGGCCCGTTATTGCCTATGGCGCAGGCGGCTGTCTGGAAACTGTCGTTTCCGGAGTAACGGGAGAGTTTTTTCAGTCCCAGACGGCAGATGCCCTGGCTGAGGTTGTCACCGGGTTTGACCCGGGCAGATACCAAACCGGGTTAATCCGTCAGCATGCTCTCAGTTTTGACCGGGAATTATTTAAAAAACGCATTTATATTTTTGTTGAAAATAGATACAGGGATTTTATAAAAAATGGCAGATAG
- a CDS encoding undecaprenyl-phosphate glucose phosphotransferase gives MLKKYQRFFNLIIFALDGLVLTTSYFAAYVFKWGFYPISQMDYLYLKAPLWMIPLVLTVYFFMEVYSPMRSRMLRKEMLLVMRSHAVGMILIYGLLYLTKMYIYSRVVLFTFGVVSLALILMDRFIMRRVLRYLRSIGYNQKHLLIVGAGTVGLEFAQKAMAHKEFGYNVVGFLDDDRDKKGSEVLSRKVLGDCAILPELLASKSVDEVIIALPLSAYQKYHGIVNVCEKAGVRVRIIPDYFDYLPGRPKVEEFDEIPLLNIRHVPLDDPFNRFIKRLFDVVVSLTAIIITLPLMVIITAGVALTSRGPILFKQERVGLNNRPFNMYKFRSMRVAEDSSSDTGWTTADDPRRTWFGAFIRKTSLDELPQFFNVLLGDMSVVGPRPERPFFVEQFRDEVPKYMVKHQVKPGITGWAQVNGWRGDTSIEKRIECDVYYIENWDLLFDIKIMLLTVVKGLVNRNAY, from the coding sequence TTGCTTAAAAAGTACCAGCGGTTTTTCAACCTGATAATATTTGCCCTTGACGGGCTTGTGCTGACAACATCATATTTTGCCGCTTATGTCTTTAAGTGGGGATTCTATCCGATCAGCCAGATGGACTACCTGTACCTTAAAGCTCCCTTATGGATGATTCCCCTGGTGCTCACGGTATACTTCTTTATGGAAGTATATTCACCCATGCGGAGCCGGATGCTCCGTAAGGAAATGCTGCTGGTCATGCGGTCTCATGCAGTAGGGATGATACTTATTTATGGCCTGCTTTACCTGACCAAAATGTACATTTACTCCCGGGTAGTGCTGTTTACCTTTGGGGTTGTTTCACTGGCGCTGATACTCATGGACCGTTTCATCATGCGCCGGGTGCTGCGTTACCTGCGTTCCATCGGCTATAACCAGAAACATTTGCTGATTGTGGGAGCTGGGACGGTAGGGCTGGAATTTGCCCAAAAGGCCATGGCCCACAAAGAATTTGGCTACAATGTAGTGGGGTTTTTGGATGACGATAGGGATAAGAAGGGCAGTGAGGTCCTCAGCCGTAAGGTTTTGGGGGACTGCGCCATACTGCCGGAACTGCTTGCTTCCAAGAGCGTGGATGAGGTTATTATTGCTTTGCCCCTGAGCGCTTATCAAAAATACCACGGTATTGTGAATGTGTGTGAAAAAGCCGGAGTAAGGGTGCGCATTATCCCGGACTACTTCGACTATCTCCCGGGGCGGCCCAAGGTGGAGGAATTTGATGAAATCCCCCTGCTCAATATCCGCCACGTCCCCCTGGATGATCCCTTTAACAGGTTTATTAAAAGACTGTTTGATGTTGTGGTATCTCTGACGGCAATAATAATTACCCTGCCGCTGATGGTAATCATAACAGCCGGAGTTGCCCTGACCTCCCGCGGGCCCATCCTCTTTAAGCAGGAGCGGGTGGGGCTGAACAACAGGCCCTTCAATATGTATAAATTTCGCTCCATGCGTGTTGCTGAGGATTCATCCTCAGATACCGGATGGACGACTGCAGATGACCCGCGCAGGACTTGGTTCGGGGCCTTCATCCGGAAAACCAGCCTTGATGAGCTGCCGCAGTTTTTCAATGTCCTGCTGGGGGACATGAGTGTTGTCGGGCCAAGGCCGGAGCGTCCCTTTTTCGTGGAGCAGTTCAGGGACGAAGTTCCTAAATACATGGTTAAACACCAGGTGAAGCCGGGTATCACCGGATGGGCTCAGGTCAACGGCTGGCGGGGGGATACCTCGATAGAAAAACGCATTGAGTGTGATGTCTATTACATTGAAAACTGGGATTTATTGTTCGATATCAAGATAATGCTGTTAACTGTTGTAAAGGGATTGGTTAACAGAAATGCATATTAG
- a CDS encoding decaprenyl-phosphate phosphoribosyltransferase, which produces MHISALQTTMTIKTMRPVQWTKNLIIFAGVIFSEKLFVSGYFLKALSVFIVFCLLSGSVYIINDLADMEGDRVHPEKKNRPLAAGMLSTGFGAVSACIIAVTAISGAFLINTGLGFLAVNYFALTLGYSLFLKNIAIIDVLIIAAGFIIRAAAGAVAISVSISPWLLVCTFLLALFLALAKRRHELLYDNVSRLCRQSLCQYRPGTLDVLIHAAALATILGYSLYTVSQNHSEYLVGTVPLVAFGIFRYRYLTYHGHLGGSPETALLGDRPLYLTVLCWVLSLLIIIYT; this is translated from the coding sequence ATGCATATTAGCGCCCTGCAAACGACCATGACAATTAAAACCATGCGTCCGGTTCAGTGGACCAAGAACCTGATTATTTTTGCCGGGGTAATTTTCTCTGAAAAGCTGTTTGTCAGCGGCTATTTTCTTAAAGCCTTGTCTGTCTTTATTGTTTTTTGTCTGTTGTCCGGCTCTGTATATATAATTAACGACCTGGCAGATATGGAAGGAGACAGGGTCCACCCGGAAAAGAAAAACCGCCCTCTGGCAGCAGGTATGCTGAGTACCGGTTTTGGGGCGGTTTCTGCTTGTATAATTGCTGTGACGGCTATTTCGGGAGCTTTTCTGATTAACACCGGGCTGGGCTTTCTGGCAGTAAACTACTTTGCTCTTACTCTGGGGTACAGCCTTTTTCTGAAGAATATTGCCATAATTGATGTGCTTATAATTGCTGCAGGTTTTATCATCAGGGCTGCTGCCGGAGCAGTGGCCATTAGTGTCAGCATTTCCCCATGGCTGCTGGTATGTACCTTTCTCCTGGCGCTGTTCCTGGCATTGGCCAAGCGCAGGCATGAATTGCTTTATGACAATGTTTCCCGGCTGTGCCGGCAGAGCCTTTGCCAATACAGGCCCGGGACGCTTGACGTATTGATCCATGCTGCCGCTTTGGCCACCATTTTGGGCTATTCACTGTATACGGTCAGCCAGAATCACTCAGAATACCTTGTGGGAACCGTACCTCTGGTGGCCTTCGGTATATTCAGATACCGGTACCTGACATACCACGGGCATCTGGGGGGCAGCCCGGAAACCGCGCTGCTGGGGGACAGGCCCCTGTATCTAACGGTGTTATGCTGGGTTCTCAGTTTGCTGATAATTATTTATACATAG
- a CDS encoding DUF362 domain-containing protein yields MSRVFVLKTNPETVLDDYVRLLKMAAVSQTLDPGRTTILKDNISWHFPYLSANTTPWQLEGVIKGLREQGFSQLTCVRNKTVVTNPFKGEKLNKYQPLLQKYGIPVRYNFRTADMNWVRYEPRGEMLALDRIFPEGIYIPDYFIGKNIVHLPTVKCHAYTTTTGAMKNAFGGLLNTKRHYAHSDIHKALVDLLMIQQEIHSGIFAVIDGTVCGSGSGPRTMNPIEKDYILAGADQVAIDAITAKMMGFDPMKIPYIRIAHERGLGIGSPKEIEVIGADIEGVKFGFSADANPASGVGRLLWFGPLRRLQHLFFHTPLVYLFILGSFLYHDYFWWPVKGRKRMAHLRAQGRWGKLFEDYSE; encoded by the coding sequence ATGAGCAGGGTTTTTGTATTAAAAACCAATCCGGAAACAGTGCTTGACGACTATGTCAGGTTGTTAAAAATGGCTGCGGTCAGCCAAACTCTTGACCCCGGGAGAACAACAATTCTCAAAGATAACATTTCCTGGCATTTTCCCTACCTCAGCGCTAACACTACGCCGTGGCAGCTGGAAGGGGTTATTAAGGGACTTCGGGAACAGGGTTTTTCTCAGCTTACCTGTGTGCGTAACAAAACAGTGGTTACTAACCCCTTTAAGGGGGAAAAATTGAACAAGTATCAGCCTTTGCTGCAGAAGTACGGCATCCCTGTCCGGTATAATTTCAGAACTGCGGATATGAATTGGGTGAGGTATGAACCAAGGGGCGAAATGCTCGCTCTGGACAGGATATTTCCGGAAGGCATATATATTCCTGATTATTTCATAGGTAAAAATATAGTGCATCTGCCCACAGTCAAATGCCATGCCTATACCACCACAACCGGGGCTATGAAAAATGCCTTTGGAGGGTTGCTGAATACTAAAAGGCATTATGCCCACAGTGATATCCATAAAGCCCTGGTTGACCTCCTGATGATCCAGCAGGAGATTCACTCCGGAATATTTGCAGTGATAGATGGCACTGTCTGCGGCAGCGGTTCCGGGCCGCGCACTATGAACCCGATTGAGAAGGATTATATCCTGGCCGGCGCTGACCAGGTAGCCATAGATGCCATCACAGCCAAAATGATGGGGTTTGACCCAATGAAGATACCATATATCCGGATTGCCCATGAACGCGGCCTTGGAATTGGCAGCCCTAAGGAAATTGAAGTAATCGGGGCAGATATCGAAGGGGTAAAGTTCGGATTCAGCGCCGATGCCAATCCGGCATCAGGGGTAGGCAGGCTGCTCTGGTTTGGGCCTCTGCGCCGGCTGCAGCATTTGTTTTTCCATACACCCCTGGTGTATTTGTTCATTTTGGGGTCGTTTTTATATCATGATTACTTCTGGTGGCCTGTGAAGGGCAGAAAAAGGATGGCGCATTTGCGGGCACAGGGCCGCTGGGGGAAGCTGTTTGAAGATTACTCTGAGTAA
- the galE gene encoding UDP-glucose 4-epimerase GalE, producing the protein MRVLVTGGAGYIGSHTVRELMRNKHEVVILDNLCKGHVGAVPAGISLEQGDIADRALVDDILRRYGIEAVIHFAAFSLVGESMADPAPYFRNNTAGSLALFEAMVQHKINKVIFSSTAAVYGEPEHWPITENDAKTPTNNYGLSKLMIEEILKSFDRAYGLNYISLRYFNAAGAHLSGEIGEDHDPETHLIPLVLQAALGQRDSIKIFGTDYPTPDGTCVRDYIHVTDLANAHVLALEYLARENAANIFNLGNGEGFSVRQVIDAALRVTGREITVVEDERRAGDPAVLVAGSDRIKKELGWKPQFTGIDTIVDTAWKWHLNHPAGFGDRKWK; encoded by the coding sequence TTGCGCGTACTCGTCACCGGCGGCGCCGGATATATAGGCAGCCATACAGTGAGGGAATTGATGCGGAATAAACATGAGGTTGTCATTCTGGACAACCTGTGCAAGGGGCATGTTGGCGCGGTGCCTGCAGGCATTTCCCTGGAACAGGGGGACATTGCTGACCGGGCGCTGGTGGATGATATCCTGCGGCGTTATGGTATCGAAGCGGTCATACATTTTGCCGCCTTCAGCCTGGTGGGGGAGTCTATGGCTGACCCGGCGCCGTATTTCAGGAATAACACAGCAGGCAGCCTGGCCTTATTTGAGGCCATGGTGCAGCATAAAATCAACAAGGTGATTTTTTCATCAACCGCTGCCGTCTACGGCGAACCTGAACACTGGCCGATTACGGAAAACGACGCTAAGACGCCGACTAATAATTACGGCCTGTCCAAGCTGATGATAGAAGAGATTCTCAAGAGCTTTGACCGGGCCTATGGATTAAATTATATCAGCCTGCGCTATTTTAATGCCGCCGGGGCGCACCTTTCGGGAGAAATAGGTGAAGACCATGACCCTGAGACCCACCTGATTCCCCTGGTGCTGCAGGCTGCCCTGGGTCAGCGGGACAGCATTAAGATCTTCGGGACTGATTATCCCACGCCTGACGGGACGTGTGTCAGGGACTACATCCATGTAACAGACCTGGCCAATGCCCATGTCCTGGCCCTGGAGTACCTGGCCCGGGAAAACGCCGCCAATATCTTTAACCTGGGCAATGGAGAAGGCTTTTCCGTCAGGCAGGTAATCGATGCAGCGCTCAGGGTGACCGGACGGGAGATAACTGTTGTGGAAGATGAGCGGCGGGCAGGCGATCCTGCCGTGCTGGTTGCCGGGTCTGACAGGATAAAAAAGGAGTTGGGGTGGAAACCGCAGTTTACGGGTATTGATACCATTGTGGATACAGCCTGGAAATGGCACCTGAATCACCCGGCGGGGTTTGGGGACAGGAAGTGGAAATGA